One Myxococcaceae bacterium JPH2 DNA window includes the following coding sequences:
- a CDS encoding PadR family transcriptional regulator has translation MPIDRIPGTVDMLILQTLTAGAKHGWGISHHIRETSRDILQLNQGALYPALHRLEDRGWIHAKWGVSENNRRARFYTLSAEGRRQLERETAGWLEFVKAVQRVMQLSPT, from the coding sequence ATCCCCATCGACCGCATCCCTGGCACGGTCGACATGCTCATCCTCCAGACGTTGACGGCGGGGGCGAAGCATGGCTGGGGCATCTCCCACCACATCCGAGAGACGTCGCGAGACATCCTCCAGCTCAACCAGGGGGCCCTCTACCCGGCGCTGCACCGGCTGGAGGACCGGGGGTGGATCCACGCGAAGTGGGGCGTGTCCGAGAACAACCGCCGCGCCCGCTTCTACACGCTGAGCGCCGAGGGGCGCCGGCAGCTCGAGCGAGAGACCGCGGGCTGGCTGGAGTTCGTGAAGGCCGTGCAGCGCGTGATGCAGCTCTCCCCCACCTGA
- a CDS encoding gluconokinase: protein MVVTLMGVSGSGKTTVGRLLAERLGWCFVDADDLHPPENVRKMASGQALTDEDRAPWLDRVMGRVTDALSRGEDLVLACSALRASYRSRLTVDPGQQRWVSLYAPREVIAKRLFERTGHFMPPVLLDSQLALLESPADALVVDVTPPPDDVAKAIIDGLGLVPHPDVSRP from the coding sequence ATGGTGGTCACCCTCATGGGCGTCTCGGGCTCGGGGAAGACGACGGTGGGCCGCCTGCTCGCGGAGCGCCTCGGGTGGTGCTTCGTGGACGCGGATGACCTGCACCCCCCCGAGAATGTGCGGAAGATGGCCTCGGGCCAGGCGCTGACCGACGAGGACCGAGCGCCCTGGCTCGACCGGGTGATGGGCCGGGTGACGGACGCGCTGAGCCGCGGAGAGGACCTGGTGCTGGCGTGCTCGGCGCTGCGTGCCTCCTACCGCTCGCGTCTCACGGTGGACCCCGGCCAGCAGCGTTGGGTGTCGCTGTATGCGCCGCGCGAGGTCATCGCGAAGCGGTTGTTCGAGCGCACCGGCCACTTCATGCCGCCCGTGCTCCTGGACAGTCAGCTGGCGCTGCTCGAGTCACCCGCGGACGCGCTGGTCGTCGACGTCACGCCTCCGCCCGACGACGTCGCGAAGGCCATCATCGATGGCCTGGGGCTCGTGCCCCATCCGGACGTCAGTCGCCCTTGA
- a CDS encoding ABC transporter permease — MSDLSNLRHRLTRRLRALFDRGALERELDEELRFHLEMEVEHLMRQGLSAEEARARAQREFGGEARAKEAARDARGLRVLEDAGRDVRLALRSLRRSPAYTAVALLTLALGIGATVAVFSGVDAALLRPLPFPDAGQLVVLHETNRKYAEMHFAGANFHEVEEHGTGLASVATYGEDTVTVLGGMEPRRSPSALVSPRFFDVMGIRPLLGRGFASDEGAKGQPPAAVVSHRFWQQVLGGDPSWVGRTLRLGSGETRVVGVMPQGFQFPAGVDVWLAYVDTNPHRTAHNWSVVGRLRPGVTPERLGVELAPRFASLKAELGTEMDAEGVTVTPLQTFLSRESRTPLLVLLGSVGLVLLVACVNLTSAGLARAQARQRELAIRSALGAGRGRLLRQLLVESLVLSFAGGALGVGIAVALLHLLGAGVSPLSTLAAPTLDGRMLGFALAVSLLTGLAVGSAPALHVTRDLRGAMAQGPSGTGGGRLRGRAVLISAEVALALMLLVGAGLLLKSLNALLGEDPGFRPERVLMAEVSLPESRYGKEGSPYGDGDRVRDFYERLTRELRALPGVESVGVINQVPLSGMSMTSGFMVDDGTAVAGSAGYHIVDTNAFATLGVPLLRGRALSEEEDRPGSPHVALINRAMAERYWPGSDPLGHRIRLPGMDAHKTEWMTVVGVVGDMRQDGLDAAPKPQLFVPQSQRPERLMAGATVLVRAAGPLAELGPRVRAVVRATDPDAPVEVSFMADLVTGSVASRRLLAVLITGFASLALFLAAVGIYGVLAYSVAQRQRELGIRMALGARPGAVRAMVLRDAMRAVLPGVGVGLAGALALTRLLRGLLYGVSETDPSTFVGVALALTTVALAASWIPSRRATQVDPLLAIKGD, encoded by the coding sequence ATGTCCGACCTGTCCAATCTGAGACACCGACTGACGCGCCGCCTGCGTGCCCTCTTCGACCGGGGCGCGCTGGAGCGTGAGCTGGACGAAGAGCTGCGCTTCCACCTGGAGATGGAGGTGGAGCACCTGATGCGCCAGGGGCTGTCCGCCGAGGAGGCCCGCGCGCGGGCCCAGCGTGAGTTCGGCGGCGAGGCCCGCGCCAAGGAGGCGGCGCGCGACGCTCGCGGCCTTCGCGTGCTGGAGGACGCGGGCCGCGATGTGCGGCTGGCGCTCCGGTCGCTGCGGCGCAGTCCCGCGTATACGGCCGTGGCGCTCCTCACGCTCGCGCTGGGCATCGGGGCGACCGTGGCCGTGTTCTCCGGCGTGGACGCCGCGCTGCTGCGCCCCCTGCCCTTCCCGGATGCTGGACAGTTGGTGGTGCTCCACGAGACCAACCGGAAGTACGCCGAGATGCACTTCGCGGGCGCCAACTTCCACGAGGTGGAGGAGCACGGCACGGGGCTCGCGTCCGTGGCGACCTACGGGGAAGACACCGTCACGGTGCTGGGTGGCATGGAGCCACGGCGCTCGCCGTCCGCGCTGGTGAGCCCGCGCTTCTTCGATGTGATGGGCATCCGCCCGCTGTTGGGGCGCGGCTTCGCCTCCGACGAGGGCGCCAAAGGCCAGCCTCCCGCCGCCGTGGTGAGCCACCGCTTCTGGCAGCAGGTGCTCGGGGGAGATCCGAGCTGGGTGGGGCGCACGCTGCGGCTCGGCTCGGGCGAGACGCGCGTCGTGGGCGTGATGCCGCAGGGCTTCCAGTTCCCCGCGGGGGTGGACGTGTGGCTGGCCTACGTGGACACCAATCCACATCGCACCGCGCACAACTGGAGCGTGGTGGGCCGTCTGCGTCCTGGCGTCACTCCTGAGCGGCTGGGCGTGGAGCTGGCGCCGCGCTTCGCGAGCCTGAAGGCCGAGCTGGGGACGGAGATGGACGCGGAGGGCGTCACCGTCACGCCGCTCCAGACCTTCCTGTCCCGCGAGAGCCGCACGCCGCTGCTCGTGCTGCTGGGCTCGGTGGGGCTGGTGCTGCTCGTGGCTTGCGTCAACCTGACGAGCGCGGGGCTGGCTCGGGCGCAGGCTCGGCAACGCGAGCTGGCCATCCGCTCGGCGCTGGGCGCGGGACGAGGGCGGCTGCTGCGCCAGTTGTTGGTGGAGAGTCTGGTGTTGTCCTTCGCGGGCGGAGCGCTGGGCGTGGGGATCGCGGTGGCGCTGTTGCACCTGCTCGGCGCGGGTGTCTCTCCGCTGTCCACCTTGGCCGCGCCGACGCTGGATGGGCGCATGCTCGGCTTCGCGCTGGCGGTGTCGCTGCTGACGGGGCTCGCGGTGGGGAGCGCGCCCGCGCTGCACGTCACGCGCGACCTGCGCGGCGCCATGGCGCAGGGACCGTCCGGTACCGGGGGCGGCCGGCTGCGCGGGCGCGCGGTGCTCATCAGCGCGGAGGTGGCGCTGGCGCTGATGCTGCTCGTGGGCGCGGGGCTCCTGCTCAAGAGCCTGAATGCGCTGCTCGGCGAGGATCCGGGCTTCCGTCCCGAGCGCGTGCTCATGGCCGAGGTCTCCTTGCCCGAGTCCCGCTATGGCAAGGAGGGCAGCCCCTACGGTGACGGCGATCGCGTGCGTGACTTCTACGAGCGGCTGACGCGGGAGCTTCGCGCGCTGCCCGGTGTGGAGTCGGTGGGCGTCATCAACCAGGTTCCGCTCAGCGGAATGTCCATGACGTCGGGCTTCATGGTGGATGACGGAACGGCCGTCGCGGGCTCGGCGGGCTATCACATCGTGGACACGAACGCGTTCGCCACGCTGGGCGTGCCGCTCTTGCGCGGCCGGGCCTTGAGCGAGGAAGAGGACCGCCCGGGCTCCCCCCATGTCGCCCTCATCAACCGCGCCATGGCGGAGCGCTACTGGCCGGGCTCCGACCCGCTCGGGCACCGCATCCGCCTGCCCGGCATGGACGCGCACAAGACCGAGTGGATGACCGTGGTGGGCGTGGTCGGCGACATGCGCCAGGACGGGCTCGATGCCGCCCCCAAGCCGCAGCTCTTCGTCCCGCAGTCACAGCGCCCCGAGCGACTGATGGCCGGCGCCACCGTGCTCGTGCGCGCCGCGGGTCCGCTGGCCGAGCTGGGGCCTCGCGTGCGCGCCGTGGTGCGCGCGACCGACCCGGACGCGCCCGTGGAGGTGTCGTTCATGGCCGACCTGGTGACGGGCTCGGTGGCGTCGCGCCGGTTGCTCGCGGTGCTCATCACCGGCTTCGCCTCCCTGGCGCTGTTCCTCGCGGCCGTGGGCATCTACGGCGTGCTGGCCTACTCGGTGGCACAGCGTCAGCGTGAGCTGGGCATCCGCATGGCGTTGGGCGCGAGGCCTGGGGCCGTGCGCGCCATGGTGCTGCGCGACGCGATGCGGGCCGTCCTGCCGGGCGTGGGCGTGGGATTGGCGGGAGCACTGGCGCTGACGCGGCTCCTGCGCGGGCTGCTGTACGGCGTGAGTGAGACGGACCCGTCCACGTTCGTCGGCGTGGCGCTCGCGCTGACCACCGTCGCGCTGGCGGCGAGTTGGATTCCGTCTCGGCGCGCCACCCAGGTGGATCCGCTCCTCGCCATCAAGGGCGACTGA